The following proteins are encoded in a genomic region of Lactiplantibacillus plantarum:
- a CDS encoding LytR/AlgR family response regulator transcription factor — MKVFISDDQEQQRLWLNDIITAQLEALHFNYELVSVWQPTDVLAAVKDGGGPNLYFLDIVLQREINGIQLASKIRDYDPDGFIVYVTVRDDMIPDTLSAMTTPTGFISKTNMFDKAKFVPEVQRVLQVVKKRLGMLQQSAEPTLTIRSGALLLTLKLKDIIYCEKEHGLRTTRIVTTTQSYVVHKNLNTIKEQLTAMHFFNEFQSYALNLDHVITVDFNKGVISMDNHDHLTFSRGTIKKLRAYYQTQG; from the coding sequence ATGAAGGTGTTTATCAGTGACGATCAAGAACAACAGCGTCTCTGGTTAAACGACATCATTACGGCACAGCTGGAGGCATTGCACTTTAATTATGAGTTAGTCTCAGTATGGCAGCCGACCGATGTGTTAGCGGCGGTAAAGGATGGCGGCGGACCAAATCTTTATTTTTTAGATATCGTTTTACAACGCGAAATCAATGGCATTCAATTGGCCTCTAAGATTCGTGATTATGATCCTGATGGGTTTATTGTCTATGTGACGGTGCGTGATGACATGATCCCGGATACGTTGAGTGCGATGACAACACCAACCGGGTTTATTTCAAAAACAAATATGTTCGATAAGGCAAAGTTTGTGCCAGAAGTACAAAGAGTCCTACAAGTCGTAAAAAAACGGTTAGGTATGTTACAGCAATCTGCTGAACCGACTTTAACGATTCGAAGTGGTGCGTTATTATTAACGCTGAAGCTTAAAGATATCATCTACTGTGAGAAGGAACATGGGCTGCGGACCACGCGAATCGTGACGACGACCCAGTCCTATGTCGTACATAAGAATTTAAATACGATTAAGGAACAACTGACAGCGATGCATTTTTTTAATGAGTTTCAAAGTTATGCCCTCAACCTTGACCATGTGATTACGGTTGATTTTAATAAGGGCGTGATTAGTATGGACAATCATGATCACTTGACCTTTAGCCGGGGAACGATCAAGAAGTTACGGGCGTACTACCAGACCCAGGGATAG